From Suricata suricatta isolate VVHF042 chromosome 1, meerkat_22Aug2017_6uvM2_HiC, whole genome shotgun sequence, a single genomic window includes:
- the LARP7 gene encoding la-related protein 7 isoform X1: METESGNQEKAMEENPEKKKEVEKKKRSRVKQVLADIAKQVDFWFGDANLHKDRFLREQIEKSRDGYVDISLLVSFNKMKKLTTDGKLIARALKSSSVVELDLEGTRIRRKKPLGERPKDEDERTVYVELLPKNVNHSWIERVFGKCGNVVYISIPHYKSTGDPKGFAFVEFETKEQAAKAIEFLNNPPEEAPRKPGIFPKTVKNKPIPVLGAPEEKKKKKKKKGRIKKEDNIQTKESNMDTSKESVGKVKRTRTTSEGSEVEITEPQKPPKKKKKRERAEVSSLPTVRTGKRKRSISEEAEHPAPRSKVKKITQKDTIKTEDVEVPKENKDIEVSTEEEKDTGDVKDGSLLKAKRKHKKKHKERHKMGEEVIPLRVLSKSEWMDLKKEYLALQKASMASLKKTISQIKSESKMETNGVPPNSGIENEKTNSEECCPQEKANATGPQFVNGVIVKIVSTEPLPGRKQVRDTLAAISEVVYVDLLDGDTECHARFKTPEDAQAIINAHMEIKKKHYWNLEILSGDHEQRYWQKILVDRQAKLNQPREKKRGTEKLITKAEKIRLAKTQQASKHIRFSEYD; the protein is encoded by the exons ATGGAAACTGAAAGTGGAAACCAAGAAAAGGCAATGGAAGAaaaccctgaaaagaaaaaagaagtagaaaaaaagaaacggtCACGAGTTAAACAAGTGCTTGCAGATATTGCTAAGCAAGTGGATTTCTGGTTTGGAGATGCAAATCTTCACAAGGATAGATTTCTTCgtgaacaaatagaaaaatccagAGATGGTT ATGTTGATATATCACTTCTCGTGtctttcaacaaaatgaaaaaattgaccACAGATGGAAAGTTAATAGCCAGAGCACTGAAAAGTTCATCTGTTGTAGAG CTGGACTTAGAAGGCACCAGAATCAGGAGAAAAAAGCCTTTAGGTGAACGACCAAAGGATGAGGATGAGCGGACAGTGTATGTG GAATTACTTCCCAAAAATGTTAATCACAGCTGGATTGAAAGAGTATTTGGGAAATGTGGCAATGTTGTTTATATAAGCATACCACATTATAAATCTACTGGAGATCCAAAGGGATTTGCCTTTGTGGAatttgaaacaaaagaacaagcaGCAAAAGCTATTGAG TTTCTTAACAACCCACCAGAAGAAGCACCAAGAAAACCTGGCATATTTCCTAAGacagtaaaaaataaacccattccTGTCCTTGGAGCACCAG aagaaaagaaaaagaaaaagaagaagaaaggccgAATTAAGAAGGAAGACAATATCCAGACCAAAGAGTCAAATATGGACACAAGTAAGGAGAGCGTCGGGAAAGTGAAACGAACCAGGACCACATCTGAGGGGTCTGAAGTAGAGATTACCGAACCCCAGAAGccaccaaagaaaaagaaaaaaagggaaagagcagAAGTATCCAGCTTACCTACAGTCAgaacagggaagaggaagagaagcatcTCTGAAGAAGCAGAACACCCAGCTCCCAggtcaaaagtaaagaaaataacgCAGAAAGACACTATTAAAACAGAAGATGTAGAagttcccaaagaaaacaaag ataTAGAAGTCTCCACTGAAGAGGAAAAGGACACTGGAGATGTAAAAGATGGAtcccttttaaaagcaaaaaggaagcataagaagaaacacaaagagaggcacaaaatgggagaagaggtTATACCATTAAGAGTACTTTCAAA GAGCGAATGGATGGATTTGAAAAAAGAGTATTTAGCACTGCAAAAGGCCAGCATGGCTtcgttaaaaaaaacaatatcccAAATAAAATCGGagtcaaaaatggaaacaaatggagTACCTCCTAACTCtggaatagaaaatgaaaaaa CAAACAGTGAAGAGTGTTGTCCCCAGGAGAAGGCTAATGCAACAGGACCACAGTTTGTAAATGGTGTGATTGTGAAGATTGTTAGCACTGAGCCGCTACCTGGCAGGAAACAAGTCAGG GATACTTTGGCAGCAATCTCAGAAGTTGTTTATGTGGACTTGctagatggagatacagaatgccATGCTAGATTTAAAACCCCTGAGGATGCCCAAGCAATAATAAATGCGcacatggaaattaaaaagaagcacTACTGGAACCTCGAGATCCTTTCTG gTGATCATGAGCAGAGGTATTGGCAGAAGATTTTGGTAGATAGGCAGGCCAAACTTAATCAGCCTCGTGAAAAGAAAAGAGGCACTGAgaag TTAATCACCAAAGCTGAAAAGATTAGACTGGCAAAGACTCAACAAGCAAGTAAACATATTAGATTTTCTGAATATGACTGA
- the LARP7 gene encoding la-related protein 7 isoform X2, which yields METESGNQEKAMEENPEKKKEVEKKKRSRVKQVLADIAKQVDFWFGDANLHKDRFLREQIEKSRDGYVDISLLVSFNKMKKLTTDGKLIARALKSSSVVELDLEGTRIRRKKPLGERPKDEDERTVYVELLPKNVNHSWIERVFGKCGNVVYISIPHYKSTGDPKGFAFVEFETKEQAAKAIEFLNNPPEEAPRKPGIFPKTVKNKPIPVLGAPEKKKKKKKKGRIKKEDNIQTKESNMDTSKESVGKVKRTRTTSEGSEVEITEPQKPPKKKKKRERAEVSSLPTVRTGKRKRSISEEAEHPAPRSKVKKITQKDTIKTEDVEVPKENKDIEVSTEEEKDTGDVKDGSLLKAKRKHKKKHKERHKMGEEVIPLRVLSKSEWMDLKKEYLALQKASMASLKKTISQIKSESKMETNGVPPNSGIENEKTNSEECCPQEKANATGPQFVNGVIVKIVSTEPLPGRKQVRDTLAAISEVVYVDLLDGDTECHARFKTPEDAQAIINAHMEIKKKHYWNLEILSGDHEQRYWQKILVDRQAKLNQPREKKRGTEKLITKAEKIRLAKTQQASKHIRFSEYD from the exons ATGGAAACTGAAAGTGGAAACCAAGAAAAGGCAATGGAAGAaaaccctgaaaagaaaaaagaagtagaaaaaaagaaacggtCACGAGTTAAACAAGTGCTTGCAGATATTGCTAAGCAAGTGGATTTCTGGTTTGGAGATGCAAATCTTCACAAGGATAGATTTCTTCgtgaacaaatagaaaaatccagAGATGGTT ATGTTGATATATCACTTCTCGTGtctttcaacaaaatgaaaaaattgaccACAGATGGAAAGTTAATAGCCAGAGCACTGAAAAGTTCATCTGTTGTAGAG CTGGACTTAGAAGGCACCAGAATCAGGAGAAAAAAGCCTTTAGGTGAACGACCAAAGGATGAGGATGAGCGGACAGTGTATGTG GAATTACTTCCCAAAAATGTTAATCACAGCTGGATTGAAAGAGTATTTGGGAAATGTGGCAATGTTGTTTATATAAGCATACCACATTATAAATCTACTGGAGATCCAAAGGGATTTGCCTTTGTGGAatttgaaacaaaagaacaagcaGCAAAAGCTATTGAG TTTCTTAACAACCCACCAGAAGAAGCACCAAGAAAACCTGGCATATTTCCTAAGacagtaaaaaataaacccattccTGTCCTTGGAGCACCAG aaaagaaaaagaaaaagaagaagaaaggccgAATTAAGAAGGAAGACAATATCCAGACCAAAGAGTCAAATATGGACACAAGTAAGGAGAGCGTCGGGAAAGTGAAACGAACCAGGACCACATCTGAGGGGTCTGAAGTAGAGATTACCGAACCCCAGAAGccaccaaagaaaaagaaaaaaagggaaagagcagAAGTATCCAGCTTACCTACAGTCAgaacagggaagaggaagagaagcatcTCTGAAGAAGCAGAACACCCAGCTCCCAggtcaaaagtaaagaaaataacgCAGAAAGACACTATTAAAACAGAAGATGTAGAagttcccaaagaaaacaaag ataTAGAAGTCTCCACTGAAGAGGAAAAGGACACTGGAGATGTAAAAGATGGAtcccttttaaaagcaaaaaggaagcataagaagaaacacaaagagaggcacaaaatgggagaagaggtTATACCATTAAGAGTACTTTCAAA GAGCGAATGGATGGATTTGAAAAAAGAGTATTTAGCACTGCAAAAGGCCAGCATGGCTtcgttaaaaaaaacaatatcccAAATAAAATCGGagtcaaaaatggaaacaaatggagTACCTCCTAACTCtggaatagaaaatgaaaaaa CAAACAGTGAAGAGTGTTGTCCCCAGGAGAAGGCTAATGCAACAGGACCACAGTTTGTAAATGGTGTGATTGTGAAGATTGTTAGCACTGAGCCGCTACCTGGCAGGAAACAAGTCAGG GATACTTTGGCAGCAATCTCAGAAGTTGTTTATGTGGACTTGctagatggagatacagaatgccATGCTAGATTTAAAACCCCTGAGGATGCCCAAGCAATAATAAATGCGcacatggaaattaaaaagaagcacTACTGGAACCTCGAGATCCTTTCTG gTGATCATGAGCAGAGGTATTGGCAGAAGATTTTGGTAGATAGGCAGGCCAAACTTAATCAGCCTCGTGAAAAGAAAAGAGGCACTGAgaag TTAATCACCAAAGCTGAAAAGATTAGACTGGCAAAGACTCAACAAGCAAGTAAACATATTAGATTTTCTGAATATGACTGA